A region of Polyangiaceae bacterium DNA encodes the following proteins:
- a CDS encoding response regulator transcription factor — translation MSSKKKILIIEDEPHIVLGLTDALEFEGFAVVSAGTGNAGVQLAKQEKPEAVLLDLMLPDTNGFKVCEELRRLDAFVPIIILTARGQEVDKIRGLDAGADDYVTKPFSVGELIARIRAIFRRATRVSETTPEVFAVGQAKVNMTTHTVSRGSKSHPLSFYEVELLRLLYERVGQPVSRDEILQKVWGLDGSPTNRTVDNFIVKLRKKIEKSPDKPQHILTVYGHGYKLAP, via the coding sequence GTGTCGTCGAAAAAGAAAATCCTCATCATCGAAGACGAACCACACATCGTCCTCGGCCTCACGGATGCACTCGAATTCGAGGGTTTTGCCGTCGTTTCCGCAGGAACCGGCAACGCAGGCGTTCAGCTCGCCAAGCAGGAAAAACCCGAAGCCGTCCTGCTCGACCTCATGCTTCCCGACACGAACGGCTTCAAAGTCTGCGAAGAGCTCCGGCGCCTCGATGCGTTCGTTCCCATCATCATCCTCACGGCGCGTGGCCAAGAGGTCGACAAGATCCGCGGCCTCGATGCAGGCGCCGATGACTACGTGACCAAGCCTTTCAGCGTCGGCGAGCTCATCGCGCGCATTCGCGCCATCTTCCGCCGTGCAACGCGCGTGTCCGAAACGACGCCCGAGGTCTTCGCCGTGGGCCAAGCAAAGGTCAACATGACCACGCACACGGTCTCGCGCGGGTCGAAGAGCCATCCGCTCTCTTTCTACGAAGTCGAACTACTCAGGCTCCTCTACGAACGCGTCGGGCAACCGGTTTCTCGCGACGAAATCCTGCAAAAAGTGTGGGGACTCGATGGGTCACCCACCAATCGCACCGTCGACAACTTCATCGTCAAGTTGCGCAAGAAAATCGAAAAGTCCCCGGACAAACCTCAGCACATCCTCACCGTCTACGGGCACGGCTACAAGCTCGCGCCGTGA
- the mgtE gene encoding magnesium transporter — MMRVAVAMLPEVRELLAEDPSQISALLEEIHDEDLADLLGLLEEHEAALILKTLKPEDAAPIFERLDEDRQEALVEELGIEGAAAIVSEMSADERTDLIEALPEKVGDDLFESLEKVDPEAAAEVEELAKWPEDSAGGLMTTDYVSAPPTLTVSETIQLIRDSSSEAETIYYVYVLDDKQRLLGIVSLRDLLLAGPTDKLVDVMTENIFAVGPETDQEEVARTMAKYDFAALPVIDPEKRLLGVITYDDVMDVLTQEQTEDVQRLAAVEPIEEGYFQTSFWTFIQKRAPWLAALLISEFFTGTVLRHYDHLIEAVSKLAYYVPMLISTGGNTGSQSSSLIIRGLAVGDVKPTDWVRVFTREIGQGVVLGVMLAIIAMVRIWFWGDGVAIMLTVGFTLMGIVILGCTVGSMLPLLLRRIGLDPATSSTPFIATLIDVLGILIYLNVAKILLAEVIAEAAGRAH, encoded by the coding sequence ATGATGCGGGTTGCCGTCGCGATGCTTCCCGAGGTGCGCGAGCTCCTCGCCGAAGATCCTTCTCAAATCAGCGCCCTGCTCGAGGAGATTCACGACGAAGACCTCGCCGACCTCCTTGGCTTGCTCGAAGAGCACGAGGCGGCCCTCATCCTCAAAACGCTCAAACCCGAAGATGCAGCCCCCATCTTCGAACGGCTCGACGAGGACCGGCAGGAAGCCCTCGTCGAAGAGCTAGGCATCGAAGGCGCCGCCGCGATCGTGTCGGAAATGTCCGCCGACGAGCGGACCGATCTCATCGAGGCGCTGCCTGAAAAAGTCGGCGACGACCTCTTCGAATCGCTCGAAAAGGTCGACCCGGAAGCCGCCGCGGAAGTCGAAGAGCTCGCCAAGTGGCCCGAGGACAGCGCCGGCGGTCTCATGACCACCGACTACGTCTCCGCCCCGCCAACACTCACCGTCTCCGAAACCATCCAGCTCATCCGCGACTCGTCGTCCGAAGCCGAAACGATTTATTACGTCTACGTTCTGGATGACAAACAGCGGCTGCTCGGCATCGTCTCGTTGCGCGATCTTTTGCTCGCAGGCCCCACGGACAAACTCGTCGACGTCATGACCGAAAACATCTTCGCCGTCGGCCCCGAAACCGACCAAGAAGAGGTCGCTCGGACGATGGCCAAGTACGACTTCGCGGCCTTGCCCGTCATCGACCCGGAAAAACGCCTGCTCGGCGTGATCACGTACGACGACGTCATGGACGTCCTCACGCAAGAACAAACCGAAGACGTGCAGCGCTTGGCCGCCGTCGAGCCCATCGAAGAAGGCTACTTTCAGACGAGCTTTTGGACCTTCATCCAAAAGCGCGCCCCGTGGCTCGCGGCACTCCTCATCAGCGAGTTCTTCACCGGCACCGTTCTCAGGCACTACGACCACCTCATCGAGGCGGTCTCCAAGCTCGCCTACTACGTCCCCATGCTCATCTCGACCGGTGGCAACACCGGCTCGCAGTCGTCGTCGCTGATCATCCGAGGTCTTGCCGTGGGCGACGTGAAGCCCACGGATTGGGTCCGCGTCTTCACTCGCGAAATCGGTCAAGGCGTCGTGCTCGGTGTGATGCTCGCCATCATCGCCATGGTGCGCATTTGGTTCTGGGGTGACGGCGTGGCCATCATGCTCACCGTGGGCTTCACACTCATGGGCATCGTCATCCTCGGGTGCACCGTGGGCTCCATGTTGCCCCTCCTGCTCCGACGCATCGGCCTCGATCCCGCCACGAGCTCCACGCCCTTCATCGCCACGCTCATCGACGTGCTCGGGATCCTCATCTACCTCAACGTGGCCAAGATCCTGCTCGCCGAAGTGATCGCCGAAGCGGCTGGTCGAGCACATTGA
- a CDS encoding single-stranded DNA-binding protein translates to MAEGFNRVMLLGNLGSDPELRFTQGGQAVLNLRLATTESYLDKDKVRRERTDWHNVVVWGKRGEALAKIIGKGSSLFIEGSLRTSSYDDRDGNKRYKTEIIASNVILSGRSRGGPGAEDSGPPADFSPPQGGGGGSRDYGAARGGGDYGGGAPRGGGGYAPRGGGQQRPAPQQDPGPPADDFGYDGGGDDIPF, encoded by the coding sequence ATGGCGGAAGGGTTCAATCGCGTGATGTTGCTCGGGAACCTCGGTTCCGATCCCGAGCTTCGCTTCACCCAAGGAGGCCAAGCCGTGCTGAACCTCCGTCTAGCCACGACCGAATCGTATCTCGACAAAGACAAAGTTCGTCGCGAGCGGACCGACTGGCACAACGTCGTCGTCTGGGGCAAACGCGGCGAAGCGCTCGCCAAAATCATCGGCAAAGGTTCGTCGCTGTTCATCGAAGGGTCGCTCCGGACTTCGAGTTACGACGATCGTGACGGCAACAAGCGCTATAAGACGGAGATCATCGCGAGCAACGTGATCCTCTCCGGTCGCTCTCGCGGAGGGCCAGGAGCGGAAGATTCGGGCCCGCCCGCTGATTTCTCACCGCCGCAAGGAGGCGGAGGAGGCAGCCGAGACTACGGAGCGGCACGAGGCGGCGGAGATTATGGCGGTGGTGCTCCGCGCGGTGGCGGTGGATATGCCCCTCGTGGTGGCGGACAGCAGCGCCCTGCACCTCAACAGGATCCCGGCCCGCCTGCTGACGACTTTGGCTACGACGGCGGCGGCGACGACATTCCGTTCTGA
- a CDS encoding MerR family transcriptional regulator, producing MSGRRELPAKLYYRIGEVAGIVGVETHVLRYWESEFRSIRPQKSAKGQRVYSRRDVETLLKVKDLLYAHRFTIAGARRKLREGGIEPPGDDDPSVEEARKMRAALLDIREEIDSILRSFDEPHAPTAKT from the coding sequence TTGTCCGGGCGCAGAGAGCTTCCCGCAAAGCTCTACTACCGCATCGGTGAAGTGGCTGGGATCGTCGGCGTCGAGACGCACGTCTTGCGGTATTGGGAGAGCGAATTTCGCTCCATCCGCCCGCAGAAGTCCGCCAAGGGGCAACGTGTCTATTCTCGGCGCGACGTCGAAACGCTTCTCAAAGTGAAGGATCTGCTCTACGCGCATCGCTTCACGATCGCGGGCGCTCGCAGAAAGCTGCGCGAAGGGGGCATCGAACCGCCCGGAGACGACGATCCCAGCGTCGAGGAGGCGCGAAAGATGCGCGCTGCACTGCTCGACATCCGCGAAGAAATCGACTCCATCCTGCGCTCGTTCGACGAGCCTCATGCCCCAACCGCCAAGACCTGA
- a CDS encoding integration host factor subunit alpha, producing the protein MTKSEIAQAVYERLGGFSKKESADLVDLIFETMKETLGRGEKIKISGFGNFVLRDKRERQGRNPQTGDPIVIDARRVLSFKPSQILKQSLNARPNSGSSAAAEE; encoded by the coding sequence ATGACCAAGTCCGAAATCGCGCAAGCCGTCTACGAACGGCTGGGGGGATTCTCGAAAAAGGAATCGGCGGACCTCGTCGATCTCATCTTCGAGACCATGAAAGAGACCCTTGGCCGAGGTGAGAAAATCAAGATCTCCGGCTTCGGGAACTTCGTTTTGCGTGACAAACGCGAAAGGCAGGGGCGCAACCCGCAGACGGGCGATCCCATCGTGATCGATGCGCGTCGCGTCTTGAGCTTCAAGCCGAGCCAGATCCTCAAGCAATCGCTCAACGCGCGCCCGAACAGCGGCAGCAGCGCAGCAGCCGAGGAGTGA
- a CDS encoding glycosyltransferase, with protein sequence MLHTLLCILYFAVLLALSAYGVHRLHLVLLCMKHRRKIEQAKLVPHVADEELPRVTIQLPLFNESTVAARLLEATARMDYPADKLEIQVLDDSTDETQALVRAHVDRLRERGVDAVYLHRTNRVGYKAGALEEGLEVAKGELVAVFDADFIPEPQFVREIVGHFRDPKVGMVQTRWGHLNRDATVLTKVQALMLDGHHLVENRARYGAGLLFNFSGTGGMWRREAIREAGGWQHDTLTEDLDLSYRAQLKGWKFVYRGDVVSPSELPENVSALRAQQFRWAKGTVQTARKLLKTVLTADISLSQRIEAFFHLTPHFAYPLLVTLSVLLLPALVLMPATDTLTMIIVDLPLCVATTGSLAAFYMHAEAAQGRKRTSAIARLPMLIALGTGLAPHLSKAVFDGLRHMAGEFVRTPKDGVNKGRYRARTDLPFIETALCLMSFASTIASIQTGHYFATPFAILFTIGYGYVSMLVAHEQAARRQATTPVLAASSDPASDRVGTTEAPVGKLAA encoded by the coding sequence ATGCTCCACACGCTGCTCTGCATCCTGTACTTCGCCGTTCTGCTCGCACTCAGTGCCTATGGCGTTCACCGGCTGCATCTGGTGCTTCTGTGTATGAAGCATCGACGCAAAATCGAGCAAGCCAAGCTCGTTCCGCACGTGGCTGACGAAGAGCTGCCGAGGGTGACGATTCAGCTCCCGCTCTTCAACGAATCGACGGTCGCAGCGCGACTTCTCGAAGCGACGGCGCGGATGGACTACCCGGCCGACAAGCTCGAAATCCAGGTGCTCGACGACTCGACGGATGAAACGCAGGCCCTCGTACGAGCGCACGTCGATCGTTTGCGTGAACGCGGCGTCGACGCCGTGTATCTGCACCGGACAAACCGCGTAGGTTACAAGGCCGGCGCGCTCGAAGAAGGCCTCGAAGTTGCCAAGGGCGAGCTCGTCGCCGTCTTCGATGCCGACTTCATCCCCGAGCCGCAGTTCGTCCGCGAGATCGTCGGACATTTCCGCGACCCCAAAGTCGGCATGGTCCAGACGCGTTGGGGCCACTTGAATCGTGATGCGACGGTGCTGACGAAGGTTCAGGCCCTCATGCTCGACGGCCATCACCTGGTCGAAAATCGCGCTCGTTACGGCGCGGGCCTGCTCTTCAACTTCTCGGGCACCGGCGGAATGTGGCGTCGTGAAGCCATTCGGGAAGCCGGTGGCTGGCAACACGACACGCTCACCGAAGACCTCGATCTGTCCTACCGCGCGCAGCTCAAGGGCTGGAAGTTCGTCTATCGCGGCGACGTCGTTTCGCCTTCCGAGCTTCCAGAGAACGTCTCCGCCCTTCGCGCGCAGCAATTCCGTTGGGCCAAGGGCACCGTGCAAACCGCTCGCAAGCTCCTGAAGACCGTGCTCACGGCGGACATCAGCCTCTCCCAACGCATCGAAGCCTTCTTCCACCTCACGCCGCACTTTGCCTACCCGCTCTTGGTCACGTTGAGCGTGCTTTTGCTCCCCGCGCTCGTGCTCATGCCCGCGACCGATACGCTCACGATGATCATCGTGGACCTGCCGCTGTGTGTCGCGACAACCGGCTCACTCGCAGCGTTTTACATGCACGCCGAAGCCGCGCAGGGACGCAAGCGAACGAGCGCCATCGCGCGTTTGCCCATGCTCATCGCGCTCGGCACCGGGCTCGCTCCGCACTTGTCCAAGGCCGTGTTCGACGGTTTGCGTCACATGGCCGGTGAATTCGTTCGAACACCAAAGGATGGCGTGAACAAGGGCCGATATCGCGCTCGCACGGACTTGCCCTTCATCGAGACGGCGCTGTGCCTCATGTCGTTTGCCTCGACGATCGCGTCGATTCAGACGGGCCACTACTTCGCCACACCTTTCGCCATCCTCTTCACGATCGGATACGGCTACGTGTCGATGCTCGTGGCCCACGAGCAAGCCGCGCGTCGTCAAGCCACGACGCCGGTGCTTGCTGCATCGAGCGATCCTGCAAGTGATCGGGTTGGCACGACCGAAGCGCCCGTTGGCAAGCTCGCCGCCTGA